Part of the Candidatus Thiothrix putei genome, CAAGCGTGCCGTGTCGTCGGGTACGGTAGGCGGGCGGATGGCTGTAACCAATAGCCCGCGCTCTTCCAACTGACGGCTGATTGCCAACGCTTGCTCGCTGCTGCCGACCAGAATCGGTTGGATGGCAGTATCCGATGCCATCAGCGGCAAACCCAGTTGCGCGGCACCCTGGCGAAATTGTTGAATCAATGCCTGCAAGTGTTCGCGCCGCCAGCTTTCGGTTTGCACCAATTGCAGGCTGACCAGTGTCGCGGCAGCGATAGCAGGCGGCTGCGCGGTGGTGTAAATAAACGTGCGGGCGGTTTGAATCAGGTATTCGATCAGGCCATTGCTACCTGCGACGAAAGCACCCGCTGTGCCTAGTGCTTTGCCCAATGTTCCCATGAGAATGGGTACGTCGTCTTGGGTTAACCCTGCCGCTTCCACCAAGCCTGAACCAGTATTGCCTAATACGCCAAAACCGTGGGCATCATCCACCATCAGCCAAGCATCATGATGCCGAGCCATGACTGCCAGTTTTGCAAGGGGGGCAACATCACCATCCATGCTGAATACGCCATCGGTGAGGATCAGTTGGGTGTTGGCGTTATCGGCTTGTGCGAGTAAACGTTTGCCGAGGCTGGTGGTGTCGTTGTGCGGGTAACGGATCAGTTTCGCACCGGATAGCAAGCCCGCATCGACCAACGAAGCATGGTTCAAACGGTCGGCATACACCACGTCATTGCGCCCGCTCAGCAGTGCATTGACTACACCTAGATTTGCCATATACCCGGTGGAAAACAATAATGCCCGTTCCCGTCCTGTAAAGGCTGCTAATGCTTCTTCAAGTTGTTGATGGGGGCGTGAATGCCCATTAACTAAGTGAGCCGCACCACTGCCAACACCGTAAATATTGGCGGCTTGCTGAAACGCCTGAATGACAGCGGGGTGATTGGCAAGACCAAGGTAATCATTGCTGCAAAACGCCAATAACGGTTTGCCGTCGATGTGCATGTGAGGGTGTTGAGGGGAATCGCTGATGCGTGTACTGCGGTAAAGATGCCGGGAGCGGCGTAGATCAAGTTCTGAACGGATTTTGGTAAATTTGGGATCAGCAGACATTAGAATGGGTTACTAACGTAGTAGGGGCGAAACCGCTTTCGCCCCCACAGGCCATTACGCTTTCTTAATCATGAATGTGTAGTCGCCGCCAGATTCGCTGCTGCTGATCATTTCATTGCCAGTTTGCTTGCAGAAAGCTTCCATATCTTTCACGGAACCTGGGTCAGTAGCGATGACCTT contains:
- the bioF gene encoding 8-amino-7-oxononanoate synthase, which gives rise to MSADPKFTKIRSELDLRRSRHLYRSTRISDSPQHPHMHIDGKPLLAFCSNDYLGLANHPAVIQAFQQAANIYGVGSGAAHLVNGHSRPHQQLEEALAAFTGRERALLFSTGYMANLGVVNALLSGRNDVVYADRLNHASLVDAGLLSGAKLIRYPHNDTTSLGKRLLAQADNANTQLILTDGVFSMDGDVAPLAKLAVMARHHDAWLMVDDAHGFGVLGNTGSGLVEAAGLTQDDVPILMGTLGKALGTAGAFVAGSNGLIEYLIQTARTFIYTTAQPPAIAAATLVSLQLVQTESWRREHLQALIQQFRQGAAQLGLPLMASDTAIQPILVGSSEQALAISRQLEERGLLVTAIRPPTVPDDTARLRVTLSAAHTATDVEQLLTALAQIWT
- a CDS encoding sulfurtransferase TusA family protein encodes the protein MSDFKQELDARGLNCPLPILRTKKAINGLASGEILKVIATDPGSVKDMEAFCKQTGNEMISSSESGGDYTFMIKKA